In Salvelinus sp. IW2-2015 unplaced genomic scaffold, ASM291031v2 Un_scaffold1213, whole genome shotgun sequence, the following are encoded in one genomic region:
- the LOC112070060 gene encoding somatostatin receptor type 5-like: MSEDMWENRTVPSSYPDLPLSLLLCNDTLLNDTLLNDTLFNCINSTNIPEMPLGPSVAGVLIPLIYIIVCVIGLGGNSLVIHIVLHYSKTESVTNIYILNLAIADELFMLGLPFLAVQNTLQFWPFGSFMCRLVMTVDSINQFTSIFCLTVMSIDRYLAVVHPIRSSKWRRPQVAKVVNGTVWAISFLVVLPVVIFANVHKTGGTCNISWPRPADIWRAAFIIYTSTVGFFCPLLIICLCYLLIVFKIRSSGKKVHATSTKRRKSERKVTRMVVIVVAVFVFCWLPFYALNILNLLVSLPSEYPGLYYFVVVMGYANSCANPIVYGFLSENFKRGFRKALCRSSRKVESHDLTERQQQQEERGRVLKPRESLRRVVRDEEEEEDDDEDREDVTEMTEICRIAQNGNEHPESSQALLTPKAPAPGASEHVASPERKAKAGDIGGKGPSLGPPASLHNGHTNGSVKPLPEEPVEKNTSLEISYL; encoded by the coding sequence ATGTCGGAGGACATGTGGGAGAACAGAACAGTCCCCAGCTCTTACCCCGACCTCCCCCTGTCTTTGCTACTATGCAACGACACCCTCCTCAATGACACCCTCCTCAACGACACCCTCTTCAACTGTATCAACTCCACCAACATTCCAGAGATGCCATTAGGACCCAGTGTAGCAGGGGTCCTCATCCCACTCATCTACATCATCGTCTGTGTCATCGGCCTTGGCGGGAACAGCCTGGTCATCCACATTGTGCTGCACTACTCCAAGACGGAGTCTGTGACTAACATCTACATCCTGAACCTGGCCATCGCTGATGAGCTCTTCATGCTGGGCCTGCCCTTCCTGGCTGTCCAGAACACCCTCCAGTTTTGGCCCTTTGGCTCCTTTATGTGCCGCCTGGTCATGACCGTGGACTCCATCAACCAATTCACCTCCATCTTCTGCCTGACCGTCATGAGCATTGACCGCTACCTGGCAGTGGTCCATCCCATACGCTCCTCCAAGTGGCGGCGGCCCCAGGTCGCCAAGGTGGTCAACGGCACAGTGTGGGCCATCTCCTTCCTGGTGGTCCTGCCTGTGGTAATCTTCGCCAACGTCCACAAGACMGGCGGCACCTGCAATATCTCCTGGCCTCGGCCGGCCGACATTTGGCGGGCGGCTTTTATCATCTACACGTCCACAGTGGGTTTCTTCTGCCCACTCCTCATCATCTGCCTCTGCTACCTGCTCATCGTCTTCAAGATCCGCAGCTCTGGCAAGAAGGTCCACGCCACGTCCACCAAGCGCAGGAAGTCCGAGCGCAAGGTGACGCGCATGGTGGTGATCGTGGTGGCCGTGTTTGTCTTCTGCTGGTTGCCCTTCTACGCCCTCAACATTCTCAACCTGCTGGTGTCTCTGCCATCAGAGTACCCGGGCCTCTACTACTTTGTTGTGGTAATGGGTTACGCCAACAGCTGCGCCAACCCCATCGTCTACGGCTTCCTGTCAGAAAACTTTAAGCGGGGCTTCCGCAAGGCCCTGTGTCGCTCCTCACGCAAGGTGGAGAGCCACGACCTGACAGAGcgccagcagcagcaggaggagagaggtagggtgCTGAAGCCCCGAGAGAGCTTGAGGAGAGTCGTacgagatgaggaggaggaagaggatgatgatgaagacagGGAGGACGTCACAGAGATGACGGAGATCTGTAGGATCGCCCAGAATGGGAACGAACATCCTGAGAGTTCCCAGGCCCTGTTAACACCCAAGGCACCAGCTCCAGGGGCATCTGAGCATGTGGCATCCCCAGAAAGGAAAGCCAAAGCTGGTGACATTGGTGGGAAAGGCCCAAGCTTGGGGCCTCCAGCATCCCTGCATAATGGACACACAAATGGGAGTGTCAAACCACTGCCAGAGGAGCCAGTGGAGAAGAACACCTCACTGGAGATAAGCTACCTATAA